A part of Olleya sp. Bg11-27 genomic DNA contains:
- a CDS encoding DUF423 domain-containing protein, with translation MIQYIILATGAFFGMLSVIFGAFGAHALKTFLSADQLHSFEVGVKYQMYHAIVLLALGLNNAPISAAIYWCFTIGIILFSFSIYGLILSDAKGKKLRFLGPITPLGGLLLVAGWLLLLVSAF, from the coding sequence ATGATACAATATATAATACTTGCAACTGGTGCTTTTTTCGGGATGTTATCGGTAATTTTTGGTGCTTTTGGGGCACACGCTTTAAAGACATTTTTATCTGCAGATCAATTGCATAGTTTTGAAGTAGGTGTCAAATATCAAATGTATCATGCTATCGTACTATTGGCTCTTGGTTTAAACAACGCCCCTATTTCTGCCGCAATATACTGGTGTTTTACAATTGGGATTATACTCTTTTCTTTTAGTATTTACGGATTAATTTTATCTGATGCAAAAGGGAAAAAATTACGATTTTTAGGACCAATTACACCACTTGGAGGATTACTTTTAGTAGCAGGTTGGTTATTACTACTAGTGTCTGCCTTTTAA